A portion of the Oreochromis niloticus isolate F11D_XX unplaced genomic scaffold, O_niloticus_UMD_NMBU tig00000795_pilon, whole genome shotgun sequence genome contains these proteins:
- the LOC112844711 gene encoding zinc finger MYM-type protein 1-like encodes MDKKSSKPSGAHFRKKRKEEEEKRAKDTGALLKYFGAPSATATAQDEQPSTSSATYVDPEDEDPIASTSEMPGAKPPEEEPLPTDPGNWPSAITDSIRIQLVSKGPRKVAPDFVFPRNEGDGRSCHHQYFKKTLVSGEKMPRSWLVYSEKNNSLFCFCCKLFSKRNMKLTSSGLTDWKHASSYLTSHDNSPEHHNSMKAWKELVVRIKKGETIDKQEMALQQAEKIRWRAVLARLIAIIQSLAIRNLALRGHTETLFSPSNGNFLKEVELMARFDPIMQEHINRVQKGTYSHTSYLGHHVQNELINLLSSKITSTIVDDIKLAKFFSIILDCTPDISHTEQLSVVIRIVSLQEKPHIEEYFMGFLETDESTGKHLTSMILNRLEELKIPFEDCRGQSYDNGANMRGKNKGIQARLLELNPRALFVPCGAHTLNLVVADAAKGSIHATSYFGILQKLYNLFSASTQRWAILKKHANITLKMWSETRWESKINSVEPLRYQASAVREALIEVRDHTKDSVIKIEAQSLSEEVGSYRFSICTVVWYDILNQIHQVSKLMQSPNMHVDVAVNLLKNTERVLHNYRATGFSAAQMSAKDMCEDMNIEAVLQQKRLRSTKRHFSYESFDEPLSDALKKLEVTFFNVVVDAAVSSIQERFITLENVGEKFGVLTHFPNLSNDELTEQCKALSTTLLFQDQADMNARELAQEIKNLPDLPSKSMTSFELLNFVHDNDLSEIYPNLWTALRIAVTLPVTVASAERSFSKLKLIKTYLRSTMAQERLTGLAIISINHAIADQISYDDIIEDFASRKSRKSQI; translated from the exons atggacaagaaaagttcaaagccatcaggtgctcactttagaaaaaaaagaaaagaagaggaggagaaacgagcaaaagatacag GGGCACTTCTGAAATATTTTGGAGCGCCCTCTGCAACTGCCACTGCCCAAGATGAGCAGCCATCCACCTCCTCAGCCACATATGTTGATCCTGAGGATGAAGACCCAATTGCGTCCACTTCAG AAATGCCTGGAGCTAAACCCCCTGAGGAAGAGCCCCTGCCTACGGACCCTGGAAACTGGCCTTCAGCTATCACTGACAGCATTCGAATACAGCTGGTTTCCAAAGGACCGAGGAAGGTAGCACCTGACTTTGTTTTCCCTAGAAACGAGGGTGACGGAAGAAGTTGCCACCACCAATATTTTAAGAAAACACTAGTAAGCGGAGAAAAGATGCCTAGAAGTTGGCTAGTATATTCtgagaaaaacaacagcctTTTTTGCTTCTGCTGCAAGCTGTTTTCTAAAAGAAACATGAAGTTAACAAGTTCTGGACTGACAGATTGGAAGCATGCCAGCTCTTATCTCACCTCACATGACAATAGTCCTGAACACCATAACTCCATGAAAGCATGGAAAGAACTGGTAGTGAGGATTAAAAAAGGTGAAACAATTGACAAACAAGAGATGGCACTTCAGCAGGCAGAGAAAATAAGATGGAGAGCAGTGCTGGCTCGTCTCATTGCTATCATTCAATCGCTCGCAATTAGAAATTTAGCACTAAGGggacacacagaaacactgtttTCGCCATCAAATGGCAATTTTCTCAAAGAAGTTGAACTCATGGCAAGGTTTGATCCTATAATGCAAGAGCACATTAACCGTGTCCAGAAAGGCACTTACAGTCACACTAGCTATCTCGGTCACCATGTACAAAACGAACTCATCAATTTGTTGAGTAGCAAGATCACTTCAACAATCGTTGATGATATCAAGCTGGCAAAGTTTTTCTCCATAATTCTAGATTGCACTCCAGATATTAGCCACACTGAACAGCTGTCAGTTGTGATTCGGATTGTGTCATTACAAGAGAAGCCCCATATTGAGGAGTATTTCATGGGTTTTTTGGAAACTGATGAATCCACAGGGAAGCATCTCACATCCATGATTTTAAACAGGCTGGAAGAGCTGAAAATTCCCTTTGAGGACTGCAGAGGTCAGTCATATGACAATGGGGCCAacatgaggggaaaaaacaaggGCATTCAAGCCAGGCTCCTGGAACTGAATCCTAGAGCTCTTTTTGTTCCCTGTGGAGCTCATACACTGAATTTGGTTGTGGCTGATGCTGCAAAGGGATCTATTCATGCCACAAGTTACTTTGGGATTTTGCAAAAACTTTACAATTTGTTTTCAGCCTCCACTCAGAGGTGGGCCATCCTGAAAAAACATGCTAACATTACACTGAAGATGTGGTCTGAAACAAGGTGGGAAAGTAAGATCAACAGCGTTGAGCCCCTGAGGTACCAAGCATCTGCAGTGAGGGAGGCTTTGATTGAGGTGAGAGACCACACCAAAGACTCAGTCATAAAGATTGAGGCCCAGTCTTTGTCTGAGGAGGTGGGATCATACAGATTCAGCATTTGTACAGTGGTGTGGTATGACATCCTGAACCAAATCCACCAAGTGAGCAAGCTCATGCAGTCTCCCAACATGCATGTGGATGTAGCAGTCAATCTcctcaaaaacacagaaagagttCTCCACAACTACAGAGCAACAGGCTTTTCAGCTGCACAAATGTCAGCCAAGGATATGTGTGAGGACATGAACATAGAGGCTGTTCTGCAACAGAAAAGACTGAGATCTACAAAGCGGCACTTTTCTTACGAGTCATTTGATGAGCCATTGAGTGATGCCCTAAAGAAGCTGGAGGTGaccttttttaatgttgttgttgatgctgcAGTGTCTTCCATCCAAGAGAGATTCATCACTTTGGAAAATGTGGGAGAGAAATTTGGAGTACTGACACATTTTCCAAATCTCTCAAATGATGAGCTCACTGAACAGTGTAAAGCCCTCAGCACTACTTTGCTTTTTCAGGACCAAGCAGACATGAATGCCAGAGAGCTTGCACAGGAGATTAAGAATTTGCCTGACTTACCGTCAAAATCTATGACCTCTTTTGAGCTCCTGAACTTTGTGCATGACAATGATCTCTCAGAAATTTACCCAAATTTGTGGACTGCTCTGAGAATTGCAGTTACTCTACCTGTAACTGTGGCTTCGGCAGAGAGGAGCTTTTCAAAGCTGAAACTTATAAAAACATATCTCAGGTCCACTATGGCTCAGGAACGCCTCACTGGCCTTGCCATCATCAGCATCAATCATGCAATTGCTGACCAGATTTCATATGACGACATTATTGAGGACTTTGCATCAAGGAAGTCAAGAAAGAGTCAGATTTAG